The Meriones unguiculatus strain TT.TT164.6M chromosome 19, Bangor_MerUng_6.1, whole genome shotgun sequence genomic interval CACTTCTTACTGAGAAAGTGTTAGACTCAACAAACCTTAAAACATGTCATCAGTTACATGCATCTTTGATTAGGAGTCCATAAAGCCTGAGCCTAAGCTAGGAAATGtttttctggtgttttgtttGGAGGAAAATTCTCAGTAGAAACAGACAGTGGGATCAAGGTAGGTTGGAAGGGAAGAAAATCACTTTCAATAAGAGTTGACATacagagaacacagggaacacAGCACAAGCCATCAGATTTTCTCCCACCTTGGCAAGAGAGGACAAGAATTTTGTTTCCTACCTCCCACAAAATGGCTAACTCTGGGCCACTAATGGCAAAAAGATATGAGAAGTGGAGTATATCATATAATCTTCCCTGAGAAACTGATCCATTTAGCCAAGAACAATTTTCAGAGAAGTCCAGGCTTTTCGTTAGTTCATCAACAATTAAGTGATGGTTGCATATGGGGCAGTGAAGAGGATCAGGCTAAAGCAACAACACAGTTCAGTAGCCTGAGGTCACACTGGGTGACATGAGGGAAAAGGCAGGATGTTGTCAGGCTAATTCTCAGGACTCTGTGAGCTTGAAAGATGCCAAAGTGGTGCCAtatacttagatttttttttccaggaagacCATGGATATATGAATAATCAAATTTATGCCCTGATTGTAGCTACCATCATGAAAAAAATATGAACCCAAAATAAGCAACAATAAAACATCAACAAAGAATATAATCAGGTGTCATTGGGGAAGGAACCATATTTAAATAGTTGAGACCATTCACTTTAGGAATAAACAGAGAATCTTACATTTGTTTCTCAAATTATTTTTCCTAGAGCTATTCATGAAGTCAGAAGATGAACTGGAATAACATTGTCCAGACAACAGTCTTTCTTTCACTTACTGGACCTGGAATTGTAGGAAACATCCTAGTATTTGTGagacatgtgtacacatatgctTTGGGGACTGAAAAAAAGCCTGTGGACCTTATTCTCATCCACTTGACATTTTCTAATATGATCATTATTTGTAGCACAGTGATCAGAGATGTAGCCACAGTGTTTTACTTTAGAAACTTCCTAGGAGATATTGGCTGTAAAGCTGTGGTTTATCTGGCAAGGATGGCACGGGGCCTCTTCATCTGCACCACCTGTCTCCTCAGCATGGTCCAGGCTGTCACCATCAGTCCCAGAACCACCATTTGGAGAAATCTCAAACCACAGACCTCATGGCAAGTTCTTACCTATGTCTTTCTCTTTTGGATCTTTAACGTTCTCACGAGTGTCAACTTGTTGTACTATATAACAGGAGGCAGTGGCATGAACAGATCTGCAACTGCAGGGTACATTGGGCATTGTTATATGTTGCCTTCCAGGAACGTAGTTAAGTGGCTTTTCCTTTCACTCATGAGTGTTCGTGATCTCATCTTTCAGAGTCTCATGGGCTGGAGCAGTGGATACATTTCTTTTCACCTGTATAAACATCACAAGCGTGTCTTCTACCTTCATAGCTACAGGTTTGTAAATAGTTTCAGTCCAGAGATCAGAGCTGCACAGAGTGTCCTTGTTCTCATGAtctgtttcctcttcttttaTTGGACAGACTTCATTTTCTCGTTTTACACAGGTTCCATGGTGTCACATGATTCCATTATACTAAATATTAAAACATGTCTAGTACTTGGTTATGCtgttctcagcccctttgtcttgaTGAGCAGAGATGCCCCTGTTGCTAAATCCTTGAGTTCTCACTGAGAAATGCTAGGATTACGTTCCTGCATGAGCTCAGCTATACACTGTCGTTTATTTGCCTTAATATTTTGGAGGGTTCATGGAGGGCGTGTAGCTTTGCTATGTAGCAGCAGCTGTCCTGGATACCACTTTATCGTCCAGGTTTTGGCCTGGGCAATCTCTCCTGCCTGGGCATTATAAGCATCAGCCATCTCATCACACTTTGCCCTAGTGTTCTAATATATCCAAGCATTAAATCAGTTGAGCATTGTAATGATTTACTTTAAAAAGTAAGACCAATACATAATCACCTAAGGGTAGATAATGGTTTCTAGGAAGATGGAAAGTGGCTTCTTAGCATCTTTCCATTCCACCATCCCTATCATAT includes:
- the LOC110560228 gene encoding putative vomeronasal receptor-like protein 4; protein product: MNWNNIVQTTVFLSLTGPGIVGNILVFVRHVYTYALGTEKKPVDLILIHLTFSNMIIICSTVIRDVATVFYFRNFLGDIGCKAVVYLARMARGLFICTTCLLSMVQAVTISPRTTIWRNLKPQTSWQVLTYVFLFWIFNVLTSVNLLYYITGGSGMNRSATAGYIGHCYMLPSRNVVKWLFLSLMSVRDLIFQSLMGWSSGYISFHLYKHHKRVFYLHSYRFVNSFSPEIRAAQSVLVLMICFLFFYWTDFIFSFYTGSMVSHDSIILNIKTCLVLGYAVLSPFVLMSRDAPVAKSLSSH